The following proteins come from a genomic window of Peptoniphilus equinus:
- the murA gene encoding UDP-N-acetylglucosamine 1-carboxyvinyltransferase, with product MEKIVVKKSQPLSGRVRTSGAKNAALPILAATLLGTEDIVLEDVPGLRDVDIMIEVLESLGSVVERLGKNRLKINSKGLNGYTTSYDLMGKMRASFLVMGPLLARMGKTVNSLPGGCNIGARPIDLHLKGFEALGAVIEDNVGDITASCDKLKGTTIYLDFPSVGATENIIMAAVLADGETVLENAAQEPEIVDLANFLRKMGAKVVGAGTSTIRIRGVERLGGCTHQIIPDRIEAGTFMVAAAITGGDVTIDNVIVSHIKPVIAKLEEAGCDVTEGDDSVRVTGRGVKNLKIKTLPYPGFPTDMQAQFMALTTVLNGKSSVKETVFENRFMHADELMKMGAEITIEDREATVIGPAKLRGAKVKATDLRAGAALILAGLVAEGKTEIYDIYHIDRGYEDIEAKFRSLGAHIERVDED from the coding sequence TTGGAAAAAATAGTTGTTAAAAAATCCCAACCGCTCAGCGGACGTGTGCGCACCAGCGGTGCCAAAAATGCGGCTCTGCCTATACTTGCCGCCACACTCCTCGGGACGGAAGACATTGTGCTCGAAGATGTGCCGGGCCTTCGTGATGTGGATATTATGATCGAAGTGCTGGAGTCTCTTGGCAGTGTTGTAGAGCGTTTGGGGAAAAATCGTTTAAAAATAAATTCCAAGGGACTGAACGGTTACACAACCAGTTACGACCTGATGGGCAAAATGCGAGCTTCGTTTTTGGTTATGGGGCCGCTTCTCGCCCGTATGGGCAAGACCGTCAATTCCCTGCCCGGAGGCTGCAACATCGGTGCACGTCCCATCGACCTTCATCTCAAAGGTTTTGAAGCGCTGGGCGCTGTCATTGAAGACAATGTGGGTGATATCACAGCAAGTTGCGACAAGTTAAAAGGCACGACGATCTACTTGGACTTTCCGTCTGTGGGTGCAACGGAAAATATTATTATGGCGGCAGTTCTTGCTGACGGGGAGACTGTCCTTGAAAATGCCGCTCAGGAACCGGAAATTGTCGATCTGGCCAACTTTTTAAGAAAGATGGGCGCAAAAGTTGTCGGGGCTGGGACCTCCACCATTCGGATTCGCGGCGTGGAACGTCTTGGAGGGTGTACTCACCAGATTATTCCGGACCGCATTGAAGCGGGGACGTTTATGGTGGCGGCGGCCATCACTGGCGGCGATGTGACGATTGATAATGTCATCGTCTCTCACATCAAACCGGTCATTGCAAAGTTGGAAGAAGCAGGATGCGATGTGACGGAAGGGGATGACAGTGTGCGGGTCACCGGCCGCGGCGTCAAGAACCTCAAGATTAAAACCCTGCCATATCCCGGGTTTCCGACAGATATGCAGGCTCAGTTTATGGCGCTGACGACGGTTTTAAACGGCAAGAGTTCCGTGAAGGAGACCGTATTTGAAAATCGCTTTATGCACGCTGACGAGCTCATGAAGATGGGTGCGGAGATTACGATTGAAGACCGAGAAGCCACCGTGATCGGGCCGGCCAAGTTGCGGGGCGCGAAAGTGAAGGCGACGGATCTTCGAGCCGGTGCGGCGCTCATTCTTGCAGGTCTGGTTGCTGAAGGCAAGACGGAAATCTATGACATCTACCACATCGACCGAGGCTATGAGGACATTGAAGCTAAGTTCCGCAGCCTGGGCGCTCACATTGAGCGAGTGGACGAGGATTGA
- a CDS encoding D-alanyl-D-alanine carboxypeptidase family protein, with translation MKRLSIVFLAAVLLLSPAAYAENTAKRGTDPVPTPEQTEAIRDQKLLVPTAKGVQQATQSEAERYETLMGKDLEAMTSSYIVGDYRSGKVLEAYNIDEVHAIASMSKLVGLYVILDDIKAGNTRLDEMVTIDHEAASMTGSSYKLKEGEVMSVKQLITAAFVISGNDAITALGKHVSGSSEAFVAAMNAKCEALGLTGAHMVNATGLTDYADTTYNEMSTRELFTLVRSMINTYPEILDYTQIKSLIEPERSVEEYNTNPLLGIVKGVDGLKTGYTNAAGRCLVATALKPGEGEALDTRLIVITTGSPNDFTRYVAARKLMEHALDTYQYTVIGTPDQAVGQVTVENAIDEKVDVYETSTSNVLWDSKSKVTKTLHLKKNLTAPIPAGAVVGTISYSMNNEEVYKQDLIVKDRVLQQGFIYKIQDLYSDIIKNIERAA, from the coding sequence ATGAAACGACTCAGTATAGTTTTCTTAGCCGCAGTGCTTTTACTGTCTCCGGCGGCATATGCAGAGAATACAGCTAAGCGTGGGACCGATCCTGTTCCGACCCCGGAGCAAACCGAAGCCATTCGGGATCAAAAACTGCTCGTCCCCACGGCAAAAGGGGTGCAGCAGGCCACGCAAAGTGAAGCGGAACGCTATGAAACCCTTATGGGAAAAGATCTGGAGGCCATGACCAGTTCCTATATCGTAGGAGACTACCGCTCCGGGAAAGTGCTTGAAGCCTATAATATCGACGAGGTGCACGCCATTGCCTCCATGAGCAAATTGGTGGGACTGTATGTCATTTTAGACGATATCAAAGCCGGGAACACGCGGCTTGATGAGATGGTGACCATCGATCACGAGGCGGCGAGCATGACCGGATCCAGCTATAAATTAAAAGAAGGTGAGGTGATGAGCGTCAAGCAGCTGATTACCGCAGCCTTTGTCATCTCAGGCAACGATGCCATCACAGCATTGGGTAAACACGTAAGCGGCTCGTCGGAAGCATTTGTCGCCGCCATGAATGCAAAATGTGAAGCTCTTGGACTCACCGGTGCCCATATGGTCAATGCCACCGGTCTGACCGACTATGCGGATACTACCTACAACGAGATGAGCACTCGGGAACTCTTTACCTTGGTGCGTTCAATGATTAACACCTATCCTGAAATTTTAGACTATACGCAGATCAAGAGTTTGATTGAACCGGAGCGCAGTGTTGAAGAATACAATACCAATCCGCTTTTGGGCATTGTCAAAGGTGTGGACGGATTAAAGACCGGCTATACCAATGCGGCGGGACGGTGCCTTGTGGCGACAGCCTTGAAGCCGGGCGAAGGGGAGGCGTTGGATACTCGCCTCATCGTCATCACTACCGGATCACCCAATGACTTCACACGGTATGTGGCGGCACGTAAACTCATGGAACACGCTCTCGACACGTATCAATACACCGTCATCGGGACACCGGATCAGGCGGTGGGACAAGTCACGGTAGAGAATGCGATTGATGAGAAAGTGGATGTCTATGAAACGAGTACCTCCAATGTGCTCTGGGATTCCAAGAGTAAAGTGACCAAGACCTTGCACTTGAAAAAGAATTTGACGGCGCCGATTCCTGCCGGAGCGGTCGTTGGGACCATCAGCTACAGCATGAATAATGAAGAAGTCTATAAACAGGACCTTATCGTGAAGGATCGGGTGCTTCAACAGGGTTTTATCTATAAAATTCAAGACCTGTATAGCGACATTATTAAAAATATTGAACGGGCTGCATAA
- a CDS encoding ABC transporter ATP-binding protein: MSFIEVKHLSKVYPGAGSVRANDDINFTVEAGEFVLIIGPSGAGKSTLLNILGGMESATKGEVLVDGKDITRLSERGLTQYRRFDMGFVFQFYNLIENLTARENVELAAQIVSDPLDPTTVLTELGLGERLHNFPSQLSGGEQQRVSIARALAKRPKLLLCDEPTGALDYKTGKQVLKLLKETSRTTGTTVLVITHNALVAPVADKVIEIMDAKVKAVTINPHPMDIDAIEW; this comes from the coding sequence ATGTCCTTTATTGAAGTTAAGCATCTTTCAAAAGTCTATCCCGGAGCCGGATCGGTGCGGGCTAACGACGATATCAATTTCACCGTGGAGGCCGGAGAATTTGTCCTGATTATCGGACCCTCAGGCGCCGGTAAGTCCACGCTGTTAAATATACTTGGTGGCATGGAGAGCGCGACGAAAGGTGAAGTCCTTGTGGACGGCAAGGACATCACCCGGCTTTCAGAGCGCGGTCTTACGCAATACCGTCGGTTTGACATGGGGTTTGTGTTTCAGTTTTACAATCTGATTGAAAATCTTACGGCGAGAGAAAATGTGGAACTGGCTGCTCAAATTGTGAGTGATCCCCTGGATCCGACGACGGTTCTCACGGAGTTGGGTTTAGGCGAACGGCTGCATAATTTTCCGTCACAGCTCTCCGGCGGTGAACAGCAGCGGGTCTCTATTGCCAGAGCACTGGCGAAGCGGCCGAAGCTTTTGCTGTGTGACGAGCCGACCGGCGCTCTGGACTACAAGACCGGCAAACAAGTGCTCAAACTCCTAAAAGAGACGTCCCGCACGACAGGCACTACGGTGCTTGTCATTACGCATAACGCCCTGGTGGCTCCTGTTGCGGATAAGGTCATTGAGATTATGGATGCAAAAGTGAAAGCTGTGACGATCAATCCTCACCCGATGGACATTGACGCCATCGAATGGTGA
- a CDS encoding osmoprotectant ABC transporter substrate-binding protein, whose translation MKHTVPTLSLAVVLLVALTGCSFPGLGGNTDTQVVIAAGNTTERQILAHMIVEMIHHHTDLKTNIVNNLGSTILVHTAMTKGDVNMSSAMYTGTSLTGELGMEPVKDPDEALKLVQDAYLDRFDRVWYPSYGFANTYAFMVKDDFAKAHNLTKVSDLEALKDTLKVGVDTSWIQRPGDGYEGFQELYGFAFKNIYPMEIALVYSAINNGEMDVVLGYSTDGRINSYGLTLLEDDRQLFPPYDASPVASRAIVEKYPELDVILNALAGSISSDDMQRMNKTSDEDLVEPQVVAQDFLKAHKYFEARVNELGGVQ comes from the coding sequence GTGAAACATACTGTGCCCACTTTATCGTTAGCGGTCGTACTGCTTGTCGCGCTCACCGGATGCAGCTTTCCGGGTCTTGGCGGCAACACTGACACTCAAGTCGTCATCGCCGCCGGCAACACGACGGAACGGCAAATTCTCGCCCACATGATCGTAGAGATGATTCATCATCACACCGATTTAAAAACCAATATCGTCAACAACTTAGGCTCGACGATCCTCGTCCACACCGCCATGACCAAGGGCGATGTGAACATGAGCAGTGCCATGTACACCGGCACGTCGTTGACCGGGGAGCTTGGGATGGAACCGGTGAAAGATCCCGACGAAGCTTTAAAGCTGGTGCAAGACGCCTATCTTGACCGCTTCGACCGCGTGTGGTATCCATCTTACGGCTTCGCAAACACCTACGCCTTTATGGTGAAAGACGATTTTGCCAAAGCTCACAATCTCACCAAAGTCTCCGACTTGGAGGCGCTGAAAGACACGTTAAAAGTCGGCGTCGACACGTCGTGGATACAGCGCCCCGGCGACGGTTATGAAGGTTTCCAAGAGCTTTACGGCTTCGCTTTTAAAAATATCTATCCGATGGAAATCGCTTTGGTCTACTCCGCCATTAATAACGGCGAAATGGACGTCGTCCTGGGCTATTCCACCGACGGACGAATCAACTCCTACGGTCTCACACTGCTTGAGGACGATCGACAACTCTTTCCCCCATACGACGCTTCGCCGGTGGCATCGCGAGCCATTGTGGAGAAATACCCTGAGTTGGATGTCATTTTAAACGCCCTGGCCGGCAGTATTTCCAGCGACGATATGCAGCGAATGAACAAAACCAGCGACGAAGATCTGGTGGAGCCTCAAGTCGTAGCCCAAGATTTCCTTAAGGCTCACAAGTATTTTGAGGCGCGTGTAAACGAACTGGGAGGCGTACAATGA
- a CDS encoding ABC transporter ATP-binding protein: MIEFKNVAKIYPGHKVAVEDVNITIEDNEFVCFIGTSGSGKTTCMRMINRMNEPTRGEILIDGTNIKDDDPVNLRRKIGYVIQQIGLMPHMTIYENIVMVPKLLGWDESKLRPIAENLIKRVDLPVEYLDRYPSELSGGQQQRIGVIRALAADQDIILMDEPFGALDPITRNSLQSLIKSLQRELGKTVVFVTHDMDEALQLSDRIVIMDKGHVIQEDTPENILKNPATDYVRELLGEEKLNEAKTSYNTIETIMLKEPVHCTTQTSTFDAIKLMRERRVDMLYVTEESGKLLGYLDIFDLGRSGRRALPIEAIMRPVQPILNTTRVIEAIHQIYKLKSKNLPVVDDAGNLVGIVTRASIVDTIYENLWDDTASTSEDAIVTDTASSEELKKLTEEAKVTGND; this comes from the coding sequence ATGATTGAATTTAAAAATGTAGCCAAAATTTATCCCGGTCATAAAGTGGCTGTGGAAGATGTCAACATCACTATTGAAGACAACGAGTTCGTGTGCTTTATCGGCACCTCCGGCTCCGGAAAGACAACCTGTATGCGGATGATAAACCGCATGAACGAGCCTACCCGAGGTGAAATCCTCATTGACGGCACCAACATCAAAGACGACGATCCGGTGAATCTACGCCGAAAAATCGGCTATGTCATCCAACAGATCGGGCTGATGCCCCACATGACTATTTATGAGAACATCGTCATGGTGCCCAAACTCCTCGGATGGGACGAGTCGAAACTTCGCCCCATTGCCGAGAACCTCATCAAACGGGTGGATCTTCCGGTAGAGTACTTAGATCGCTATCCGTCGGAACTCTCCGGCGGTCAGCAGCAGCGTATCGGCGTCATCCGCGCCCTCGCCGCAGACCAGGATATCATCCTCATGGACGAGCCTTTCGGTGCGCTGGATCCCATCACGCGAAACTCACTCCAATCTCTGATTAAATCCCTCCAACGGGAGCTTGGCAAGACCGTCGTTTTTGTCACGCACGACATGGACGAAGCTCTGCAGCTCTCCGACCGCATCGTCATCATGGACAAGGGCCATGTGATTCAGGAGGATACTCCAGAAAATATTTTAAAGAACCCTGCCACCGACTATGTCAGAGAACTTCTCGGCGAAGAAAAACTCAATGAAGCCAAGACGTCCTACAACACCATCGAAACCATCATGCTAAAAGAGCCGGTGCACTGCACGACCCAAACGTCCACCTTCGACGCCATCAAGCTCATGCGCGAGCGCCGCGTGGATATGCTCTATGTCACCGAAGAATCCGGAAAACTTTTAGGGTATCTGGACATTTTTGACTTGGGCCGAAGCGGACGGCGCGCCTTGCCCATCGAGGCGATTATGCGCCCGGTGCAGCCTATTTTAAACACCACTCGAGTCATTGAAGCCATTCACCAAATCTATAAACTCAAGAGCAAAAATCTCCCTGTGGTGGACGATGCCGGCAACCTCGTGGGCATTGTCACACGGGCAAGCATCGTCGATACCATCTATGAAAACCTCTGGGACGATACCGCAAGTACCTCAGAGGACGCCATCGTGACCGATACCGCATCGTCTGAAGAGCTTAAAAAACTCACGGAGGAAGCGAAGGTGACCGGCAATGATTGA
- a CDS encoding ABC transporter permease produces the protein MIEFLQQNFSDILLKCGEHLTIAMAALALGVIVAVPVGILISKNPVASKCVMAVASVLQTIPSFALLSLITLIGVGKGPAIIALFIYSLLPILRNTYLGIVGVEANIVDAAKGMGMRESQILFKVKIPLALPVIMSGIRLSAVYVIAWATLASYIGAGGLGDYIFNGLNNYVPPMIVWGTIPVSIMALLADFILAQVEKVLSPYKRSGGAK, from the coding sequence ATGATTGAATTTTTGCAGCAAAATTTCAGCGATATTTTACTGAAGTGCGGGGAGCATCTGACCATCGCCATGGCGGCGTTGGCCCTCGGCGTGATTGTGGCGGTGCCGGTGGGCATACTCATCTCAAAAAATCCCGTGGCATCGAAGTGTGTCATGGCCGTTGCCTCCGTCCTCCAGACCATTCCGTCCTTTGCACTGCTGTCTCTGATCACGCTCATCGGCGTGGGCAAAGGCCCTGCCATTATCGCCCTGTTCATCTACTCCCTTCTGCCTATTTTACGCAATACCTATCTCGGGATTGTCGGCGTTGAGGCCAACATTGTCGATGCGGCCAAAGGCATGGGGATGCGTGAGTCTCAAATTCTTTTTAAGGTGAAGATTCCCTTGGCACTGCCGGTCATTATGTCGGGGATTCGTTTGAGCGCCGTCTATGTCATTGCCTGGGCCACCTTGGCAAGCTACATCGGGGCCGGCGGTCTCGGCGACTACATCTTCAACGGCCTGAACAACTACGTGCCGCCGATGATTGTCTGGGGCACCATCCCTGTAAGTATCATGGCGCTTCTTGCCGACTTCATCTTAGCTCAAGTGGAAAAGGTGCTCTCACCCTACAAACGCTCAGGAGGTGCCAAGTGA
- a CDS encoding FtsX-like permease family protein translates to MNKDLFREIKKTWPRFLSILLMVLLGVFVLVGLMSTAPIMRQSAEAKIDAAHMHDVLIDTALDLTAKDRQLIESQEGLKELEYGYEVTLKTVAGDLFTLRSLPEHISKPLLVSGRLPEGRGELLLDQLFEDRYRIGDTLAFNEEERPDPEADPALDTYSYTVVGFAQSVEFVSERTRGTSFEGGGSIQGFAYVDPSHFQGDISSARLIFDDTAYPTSSKAYSEHLTPHLNRLDIDFRLVPTRRYNALRADVEADIRDGAQDIEEAKEALKDGQAQLEDGEAKLAEGREALYKGEADFNAQRQEGATQLDDAKKELDDAKTKLADSKQELDEGKRDLADGDRELRDSEAQLKDAAAQIQDGKRQLQEGEDELREGEGKYREGLGELSGSKKTLDSAEAQLRQGKETLEQGRKDVEAARDKYQDGVADYEVGLQAYRDGEADYEAGLQALAGGLGAAANLDAVQTALGEKQVQLARLESAVLELDGLKAKRDELTSQQSRAQGGLDQITAGLAEIDAALQGLSDGAAREALLQKKAALQDEASLLNTQLIQLEAGLATIDGSITTLEKTVGGLNVAALKGELAQGEAALKALRAARTELDTAKVTLDSSKEQLDAGKTQLEAGEAQLQEGEQEYLENLKKFADGKAEYNRGVEELNAAKEKLDSGRMELEVQSAKLREAENAYEEGKDALGEGKVELERARRDYENGVARYEDGVRDYEDGLSTYETSKATFDDEIKQGAEELAEARDELYKNSADLAQARVDFIEEKSDAEADIAQGEADLADGRKYLELMKIPRLTIQGRHHNGALNGYLSDASRVDLLAKVFPGFFFLVAMLVTTTTMRRMVDDGRIQIGTYKALGYSNNTIGKKYVGYGGLGALAGGVLGASLGSFILPRIVGNAYATTTIFENHLDYRYYPGIILGAVALGLIFGGVSAWLSVRHILKENTASLLRVRRVQGGSRIFLERTPLWRHMSFLRKVTARNIFRYKKRMIMTIFGIMGCTALLILGFGIKDSVREIETKQFDRILGYDLMVTTNADYDEASYDAYTTIRQGKAYTSVYMEPLEYTVEGMDETLTLLVTDDGLSDVFMLQNRKTKAPVAVPQNGALVNEKLKTLLKLQTNDILEVKNSEREVYGFEVAGDFELYLGNFIVISKDYYEKVFGATYEPNTDLYQDGADIKTKVEGLKAVVNIVDNNDLRDTLDQYLNSINMVQVVITVASSLLGLVVLYNLTNINIEERRRELSSIKVLGFYPKEVTAYVYRETWLLTLLGIVLGCVGGFLLHSLVLRIVVPHDAMLDPVLSLRSYGLAVIITILVNAVIMVLFHFKIKAIDMVESLKSNE, encoded by the coding sequence ATGAATAAGGATTTATTCCGTGAAATAAAAAAGACATGGCCGCGGTTCCTGTCCATACTGCTTATGGTCCTCCTCGGGGTCTTTGTCCTTGTCGGTCTTATGTCTACAGCGCCGATTATGCGGCAAAGTGCCGAGGCGAAGATCGACGCCGCTCATATGCATGATGTGCTCATTGATACGGCATTGGATCTTACGGCGAAGGATCGACAGCTCATTGAATCTCAGGAGGGCTTAAAAGAGCTGGAGTACGGCTATGAGGTGACCTTGAAAACCGTGGCCGGGGATTTATTTACTCTTCGTAGTCTTCCTGAGCATATTTCAAAGCCGCTCCTCGTCTCCGGCAGACTGCCTGAGGGGCGTGGTGAACTGCTTCTTGATCAGCTGTTTGAAGATCGGTATCGCATCGGGGATACCCTTGCGTTTAATGAGGAAGAACGCCCGGATCCTGAGGCGGATCCCGCCCTCGATACGTACAGCTATACCGTGGTTGGCTTTGCTCAGTCTGTTGAGTTTGTGTCGGAGCGCACGCGAGGCACGTCCTTTGAAGGCGGCGGGTCGATTCAGGGTTTTGCTTATGTGGATCCATCTCACTTCCAAGGGGATATCTCAAGCGCGCGACTGATCTTTGACGATACAGCGTATCCGACCTCATCCAAGGCCTACAGCGAACATCTGACGCCGCATCTGAATCGGCTTGACATTGATTTTCGCCTTGTGCCGACCCGTCGTTACAATGCACTGCGAGCCGATGTGGAAGCGGACATTCGTGACGGAGCGCAGGACATTGAGGAGGCAAAAGAGGCGCTGAAGGATGGGCAAGCACAGCTTGAAGACGGTGAAGCCAAGCTGGCCGAGGGGCGCGAGGCCCTTTATAAAGGTGAAGCCGACTTTAACGCACAGCGCCAAGAGGGTGCGACGCAGTTGGACGATGCCAAGAAGGAGCTGGACGATGCGAAGACGAAACTTGCGGACTCAAAGCAGGAACTGGATGAGGGCAAACGGGACTTGGCGGACGGTGACAGAGAACTCCGAGATAGTGAAGCGCAGCTGAAGGATGCCGCCGCGCAAATTCAAGACGGCAAACGACAGCTCCAAGAGGGCGAGGATGAACTTCGAGAAGGCGAGGGTAAGTATCGGGAAGGTCTGGGTGAGCTGTCGGGTTCAAAAAAGACTCTCGACAGTGCAGAAGCCCAGCTCCGCCAGGGGAAAGAGACGTTGGAGCAGGGACGCAAGGATGTGGAGGCCGCCCGTGACAAGTATCAGGACGGGGTAGCCGACTACGAGGTGGGGCTTCAAGCCTACCGTGACGGTGAGGCCGACTATGAGGCGGGGCTTCAAGCCTTGGCTGGCGGTCTTGGCGCGGCGGCGAATCTCGATGCCGTGCAGACTGCACTGGGAGAAAAACAGGTGCAGCTTGCACGCCTTGAGAGTGCTGTCCTTGAGCTCGACGGTCTGAAGGCGAAGCGAGACGAGCTCACGTCACAACAGTCCCGGGCACAAGGCGGACTTGACCAAATCACAGCCGGATTAGCGGAGATCGACGCTGCTCTTCAGGGTCTTTCAGACGGCGCGGCGCGGGAGGCACTGCTTCAAAAGAAAGCGGCGCTTCAAGACGAAGCGTCCTTGCTCAACACTCAGCTTATCCAACTGGAGGCCGGTCTTGCCACGATAGACGGTTCCATCACGACTCTTGAAAAGACGGTGGGAGGGTTGAATGTCGCGGCGTTAAAAGGTGAGCTTGCCCAAGGGGAAGCGGCACTGAAAGCCCTTCGAGCCGCTCGCACGGAACTGGATACGGCAAAGGTGACCTTGGACAGTTCCAAGGAGCAATTGGACGCGGGCAAGACGCAGCTGGAAGCCGGTGAGGCACAGTTGCAGGAAGGGGAACAGGAGTATCTGGAGAACCTCAAAAAATTTGCCGATGGAAAAGCAGAGTACAACCGTGGTGTCGAGGAGCTTAACGCTGCCAAAGAAAAGCTGGACAGCGGTCGGATGGAACTGGAGGTACAAAGCGCCAAGCTTCGGGAAGCGGAAAATGCCTATGAGGAAGGAAAAGACGCTTTAGGTGAGGGCAAAGTAGAGTTGGAGCGTGCAAGACGCGACTATGAGAACGGTGTGGCACGTTATGAAGATGGTGTTCGGGACTATGAGGACGGACTTAGCACTTATGAGACGTCCAAGGCCACCTTTGATGATGAGATCAAACAAGGCGCCGAAGAGCTGGCTGAGGCGCGCGATGAACTCTACAAAAATTCGGCGGACTTGGCTCAAGCAAGAGTAGATTTCATAGAAGAAAAATCTGACGCTGAAGCGGATATTGCACAGGGCGAAGCCGATCTTGCCGATGGGAGGAAGTATCTGGAGCTGATGAAGATTCCTCGTCTTACGATACAGGGACGGCATCACAATGGAGCGTTAAACGGTTATCTTTCCGACGCTTCCCGGGTGGATTTGCTCGCCAAAGTCTTCCCCGGATTCTTCTTTCTCGTGGCGATGTTAGTCACGACCACAACGATGCGTCGAATGGTGGACGACGGACGCATTCAGATTGGAACTTATAAAGCCCTCGGTTACAGCAATAACACCATCGGGAAAAAGTATGTGGGCTATGGAGGTCTCGGGGCGCTGGCCGGCGGCGTACTGGGGGCGAGCTTAGGCAGTTTTATTCTGCCGCGTATTGTAGGCAACGCCTATGCGACCACCACCATCTTTGAAAACCATCTGGACTACAGGTACTATCCCGGGATCATCCTCGGTGCTGTGGCGCTGGGACTTATCTTCGGAGGGGTGAGTGCATGGTTGTCCGTCCGGCATATTCTAAAAGAGAACACGGCAAGTCTGCTTCGCGTTCGCAGAGTTCAAGGGGGCAGTCGTATCTTCTTGGAAAGGACACCGCTGTGGCGGCACATGAGCTTTCTTAGAAAAGTTACCGCACGAAACATCTTTCGATATAAGAAGCGTATGATCATGACAATTTTCGGCATTATGGGCTGCACCGCCTTACTCATACTTGGATTCGGTATCAAAGACTCGGTTCGGGAAATTGAGACCAAACAGTTTGACCGCATTTTGGGTTATGACCTCATGGTCACCACCAATGCCGATTACGATGAGGCTTCTTACGACGCTTACACGACGATTCGCCAGGGCAAAGCCTATACCTCGGTCTATATGGAACCGTTGGAGTACACGGTAGAGGGCATGGATGAGACCTTGACACTTCTTGTTACTGACGATGGCCTCAGCGATGTATTCATGCTGCAGAATCGAAAGACTAAAGCGCCTGTTGCCGTGCCGCAAAACGGTGCTCTAGTCAATGAGAAACTGAAGACGCTGCTGAAGTTACAGACCAATGACATCCTGGAAGTGAAAAACAGTGAGCGGGAAGTCTACGGGTTTGAAGTGGCAGGGGACTTTGAGCTTTATTTAGGAAACTTTATAGTCATCTCGAAAGATTACTATGAAAAAGTCTTCGGGGCGACGTACGAGCCAAATACCGATCTCTATCAAGATGGCGCCGATATCAAAACCAAGGTTGAGGGGCTCAAAGCTGTCGTCAATATTGTGGACAATAATGATTTGCGAGACACGTTGGATCAATACCTGAATTCCATCAACATGGTACAGGTCGTCATCACCGTGGCCTCGTCGCTTCTCGGCCTCGTTGTGCTCTACAACCTGACCAACATCAACATCGAAGAACGACGTCGGGAGCTGTCGAGTATTAAAGTTCTTGGATTCTATCCAAAGGAAGTGACGGCCTATGTCTACAGAGAGACTTGGTTGCTCACTCTGCTTGGTATTGTGCTCGGGTGCGTGGGCGGTTTTCTCCTGCACAGCTTAGTGCTGCGCATTGTCGTGCCCCACGATGCAATGCTCGATCCGGTGTTATCATTGCGCTCTTACGGTCTAGCTGTTATAATTACCATCTTAGTGAATGCTGTCATTATGGTGCTCTTCCACTTTAAAATTAAGGCCATCGACATGGTCGAATCCTTAAAGTCCAACGAGTAA